The Bos javanicus breed banteng chromosome 21, ARS-OSU_banteng_1.0, whole genome shotgun sequence genome includes a region encoding these proteins:
- the HYPK gene encoding huntingtin-interacting protein K isoform X1, whose product MATEGDVELELETETSGPERPPEKPRKHDSGAADLERVTDYAEEKEIQSSNLETAMSVIGDRRSREQKAKQEREKELAKVTIKKEDLELIMTEMEISRAAAERSLREHMGNVVEALIALTN is encoded by the exons ATGGCGACGGAGGGGGACGTGGAGCTGGAGTTGGAGACAGAGACGAGCGGTCCGGAGCGGCCTCCGGAGAAGCCACGGAAGCATGACAGTGGTGCGGCGGATCTAGAGCGAGTCACCGACTATGCGGAAGAGAAGGAGATCCAGAGTTCCAATCTGGAGACG GCCATGTCCGTGATTGGAGATAGACGGTCCAGGGAGCAGAAAGCCAAACAGGAGCG ggagaaggaactggcaaaagTCACCATCAAGAAGGAAGATCTGGAGCTGATA ATGACAGAGATGGAGATCTCCCGAGCAGCAGCAGAACGGAGCTTGAGGGAACACATGGGCAACGTGGTGGAAGCTCTTATTGCCCTAACCAACTGA
- the HYPK gene encoding huntingtin-interacting protein K isoform X2, with protein MATEGDVELELETETSGPERPPEKPRKHDSGAADLERVTDYAEEKEIQSSNLETGEGTGKSHHQEGRSGADSE; from the exons ATGGCGACGGAGGGGGACGTGGAGCTGGAGTTGGAGACAGAGACGAGCGGTCCGGAGCGGCCTCCGGAGAAGCCACGGAAGCATGACAGTGGTGCGGCGGATCTAGAGCGAGTCACCGACTATGCGGAAGAGAAGGAGATCCAGAGTTCCAATCTGGAGACG ggagaaggaactggcaaaagTCACCATCAAGAAGGAAGATCTGGAGCTGATAGTGAGTAG
- the MFAP1 gene encoding microfibrillar-associated protein 1, with translation MSVPSSLMKQPPIQSTAGAVPVRNEKGEISMEKVKVKRYVSGKRPDYAPMESSDEEDEEFQFIKKAKEQEAEPEEQEEDSSSDPRLRRLQNRISEDVEERLARHRKIVEPEVVGESDSEVEGDPWRMEREDSSEEEEEEIDEEEIERRRGMMRQRAQERKNEELEVMEVEDEGRSGEESESESEYEEYTDSEDEMEPRLKPVFIRKKDRVTVQEREAEALKQKELEQEAKHMAEERRKYTLKIVEEETKKELEENKRSLAALDALNTDDENDEEEYEAWKVRELKRIKRDREDREALEKEKAEIERMRNLTEEERRAELRANGKVITNKAVKGKYKFLQKYYHRGAFFMDEDEEVYKRDFSAPTLEDHFNKTILPKVMQVKNFGRSGRTKYTHLVDQDTTSFDSAWGQESAQNTKFFKQKAAGVRDVFERPSAKKRKTT, from the exons ATGTCTGTCCCAAGCTCACTCATGAAACAACCGCCCATTCAGTCAACGGCTGGGGCCGTCCCGGTTCGCAATGAGAAAG GTGAGATTTCAATGGAAAAAGTGAAGGTAAAACGTTATGTGTCGGGAAAGAGGCCAGACTATGCCCCTATGGAGTCCTCAGATGAGGAGGATGAAGAGTTTCAGTTCATTAAGAAAGCCAAAGAACAAGAAGCAGAGCCTGAGGAACAGGAGGAGGATTCATCTAGTGACCCTCGGCTGCGGCGTCTGCAGAACCGTATTAGTGAAGATGTGGAGGAGAG ATTGGCTCGACATCGGAAAATAGTGGAGCCTGAAGTGGTTGGAGAAAGTGACTCCGAAGTAGAAGGAGATCCTTGGCGCATGGAACGAGAAGATAGCagtgaagaagaggaagaagagattgATGAAGAG GAAATAGAGCGGCGCCGTGGCATGATGCGCCAAAGAGCacaggagagaaaaaatgaagagctGGAAGTCATGGAGGTGGAAGACGAGGGACGTTCTGGGGAGGAGTCCGAATCAGAGTCTGAGTATGAGGAGTACACAGACAGTGAGGATGAGATGGAGCCTCGCCTTAAGCCAGTCTTCATTCGGAA GAAGGACCGGGTGACGGTTCAAGAACGTGAGGCTGAAGCATTGAAACAGAAGGAGCTGGAGCAGGAGGCCAAACACATGGCTGAGGAGAGGCGCAAGTACACACTCAAG ATTGTAGAGGAGGAAACCAAGAAAGAGCTGGAGGAGAACAAGCGGTCTCTGGCTGCCCTGGATGCACTCAATACTGATGATGAAAATGATGAGGAGGAATATGAGGCCTGGAAAGTTCGGGAGTTAAAGAGAATCAAGAGggacagagaagacagagaagc ACTTGAGAAGGAGAAAGCAGAAATTGAACGAATGAGAAACCTAACTGAGGAAGAGAGGCGAGCTGAGCTTCGGGCAAATGGCAAAGTCATTACCAACAAAGCTGTTAAGGGCAAATATAAATTCCTACAGAAGTATTATCACCGGGGTGCCTTCTTCATG GATGAGGATGAAGAAGTATACAAGAGAGATTTCAGTGCACCTACCCTGGAGGATCATTTCAACAAAACCATTCTTCCCAAAGTCATGCAG GTCAAGAACTTTGGACGCTCTGGTCGTACCAAATACACCCACCTCGTGGATCAAGACACCACCTCCTTTGACTCAGCATGGGGCCAAGAGAGTGCCCAGAATACAAAGTTCTTTAAACAAAAGGCAGCCGGGGTACGAGATGTATTTGAACGGCCATCTGCCAAGAAGCGGAAAACTACTTAG